One stretch of Punica granatum isolate Tunisia-2019 chromosome 5, ASM765513v2, whole genome shotgun sequence DNA includes these proteins:
- the LOC116208142 gene encoding probable WRKY transcription factor 50, whose translation MDYPGNPSPSYNYSNFAENFEPFEFELSDYLVPGDGTWDNLGVENMATSSSSEKVEDNPNGFVHAAEEDYSNDNIKHVKGLKEKKIERGSKVAFRTKSELEIMDDGYKWRKYGKKSVKNSPNPRNYYKCSSGGCLVKKRVERDREDASYVITTYEGVHNHHSPSSTSSSNLNSLLYYATSTEPQAAAYSNNYSHSSPSS comes from the exons ATGGACTACCCTGGAAACCCTAGCCCTAGTTACAATTACAGTAACTTCGCCGAGAACTTCGAGCCCTTTGAGTTTGAATTATCAGATTATCTCGTGCCTGGAGATGGGACTTGGGACAACCTCGGGGTGGAGAATATGGCGACCTCGTCCTCATCGGAGAAAGTCGAAGACAACCCAAATGGGTTTGTTCATGCGGCTGAGGAAGACTACTCCAATGATAACAT AAAGCATGTAAAGGGGTTGAAGGAAAAGAAGATAGAACGTGGGAGTAAGGTTGCATTCAGAACAAAATCGGAACTGGAGATAATGGACGATGGatataaatggagaaaatatgGGAAGAAATCGGTCAAGAACAGCCCAAATCCAAG gAACTATTACAAGTGTTCAAGTGGGGGTTGCCTGGTAAAGAAGAGGGTGGAGAGGGACCGAGAAGACGCCAGCTATGTCATCACTACTTATGAAGGAGTCCACAACCATCACAGCCCTTCTTCAACTTCTTCTTCTAATCTCAACTCTCTCCTCTACTACGCCACCTCCACTGAGCCCCAAGCTGCTGCTTATTCCAATAACTATTCCCACTCCTCTCCATCCTCATAG